In the Rhododendron vialii isolate Sample 1 chromosome 2a, ASM3025357v1 genome, acttaaaaagagacggagggagtattaaattaGTTAACAGGGGGTTAAGCGGCCACCTGCGCCTCTCGTGAGGCTCGAACTCACTGCTACACAGAGGAAGGCTAAGGAGTctgattttgttcacccacTTTAAAAGTGAGTGAACATTACCTACTTTCTTATTGGTTGATACTAACTCGTGGACCCTACAAGAGTTAACTATGGTTATTGTCTTAATCTAGTAATAAATCATTTTTAAGCATACCCACTTACTTCAGAATTAGGCTTAATTGTACTAACACTCcctaaactatcactttttggcaacttcacctccttaagtttaaattcgagcaacttcatcCCTTTaactaccaaattcgagcaacttcaccccctctcCCATTTTCTGTCCAATTCTTGGACGAACTGAAATAAAAAGACCaacgtacttaaaaaaaatacacggtTTATACTTGGAAGAAAAAACGATTGATCAGTCCCACCACCTTTcaatctatctatctctctctctctttttctctctctcttcgtcatGGGTCGAGGTctttcatctatctatctctctctctctcttcgtcatGGGTCGAGGTCGACCGAGACCCTAGAATCGATCTCCCCGTCTCCCACCTCCCATCTCCAATcgaggagagggagggagagagatatcGTGTAATGTAGAGggaggatagagagagagagagggaaagagagagagagggaaagagagagagagaaagatatcgtgtaatgtagagagagaaagagagagaggggggggggggggggggggggggggaagggcaTTTTGGTATGTTAAATTACTTTTTCCATCCATATCCCTAACAGAATTGGACGGAAAATGGGGAGGGGgggaagttgctcgaatttggtagttaggggggtgaagttgcacgaatttaaacttaagggggGTGAAGTTGCCAAAAAGTGATAATTTAGGaggtgttcttgcaattaagccgAAGAATTATTATCAACTTGCCTTCTTTTGCATATCTTTGACAAAATCTGAGCAAAATAATCCAAGGCCCCAACCGTGAATATAAaacactctctcttttttcttttttatttattatcaaACGTTACATACAGGAGTACACATATTCTTAAGTAGATACTTGATTAATCTTCCCAAAAAAACTagataattgatttttaaaataaaagaatcaCATTTACACAACCTAAGACAGAGTTACATTTTTAAGAGACATTTAATTTTCTTCAAGAGAGGGATTTGACATTTCTGTACCAAAGGTAAAAGCAATAGATCAGTAAAAAGAAAacttcaaaaggaaaattaagTAATAGTGAAATCAAATTGCATTTTAAAAGATAACAATGTTATTTGAAATTATATTGTACAGTAACATTCGCGGCTCTGTATATACATATGCAAATTAATTCTCCAACTCGTTTGCAATCAAACGAGTTCGAATGTGCCCACCTGCCTAGCGTTCGACTCCCTGTGATactatcaaaaaagaaaaaattgcatCCAAACACATTTTCTCCAAGATTAAGCTCTATTGGTGTTCATTCATGCACTAAAACTCCTATAATCTGCTAAATCTGGGCATACGACATGGTAGTTATTTATAACCTTGACAACCTGTGAGAAACTATATGAAAGATTTTCAAACTATCACCAATAATCTCTACAAGAGCATTGATTATCTCTAAACCGATGAAACCGGTTATTGTCTCTTAGAATAATTTCTCTGCCAACAATGCCTGAGATGAACTTAATTGCGCTATGGCAATCGACACAAACCCTAAGATTTTTCGTTATCCGTATAGGGATTCCAGGAGGTAAAGCAATTAGGCCGAATGCAAGGGCTATCTTCTCACTATGGTACCAAACTTctgtttctttctcttcctcttctaaATCATAGAGGGCTTGTTTGGTGTCGGGTACGTAGCCAGCTGACTTCATATCCTTCTTCAGCTTAGTAAGCATTTTCTGGATTTCTGAGTTCATTTCATGAGAGGTGTCTTTTGCTTGGAACACATGGACCAAGTTTTTCACAGATATCCAACTGCAGCCCACGCCCTTCTTTATTCCAACATCCTTCATTTCCTTCCTCACAAGGTTAGCATCTTCCCACCTGAATTAATATAATGTGATTAGTTAACAAGAAAAGCAAAATCGTAAACGTCAAACTGCAACAATCCCACCGTTACATGTCAGAAGACAATCACAAACACAGTAACAGAAAGTTGATCCTGTTATTAGGATCGACCAGACTAATCAATATCGTGCCTGCAATCAAATTGTCTCAGGGAGTTCACTGAGAAAGCCAGCGAGCAGGGCTTGCATGTTATTCAAGCAGCAAGAAACAATGAATGTTTTGACCGCCGGAAGGAAACTTTGCAAAAATGCAAGCTAGTTCAGTTTCAATTCAGTATCAACCTTACGTGCGACTCTCACCACATATGGCTCGAGAAGCATATGAAAGGATGTTCATTAGTTGACATCAAGAAAAGTTATACCACAGGTCCACAAGAGAAGTTTGTAGCAAGAATGGTTTGACCTACTCTCTAAGCAAAGTAGGGGAGGAGACCCCGCAACAAAGTCCAGAGATAGAAAGAGCACTCCATAGAGAATTCACTTTCGTATTTATCAAAAGTCTACCAACTGCCAAGCAAAAAATCTACTGAGCATTCTCCTATTTCATTAGTTACGACTTCAACTTGTGTCCTGGATGTATCCTACTTCATATTAATGATGTGTGAACTACCTCGGTAGAAATATGTTGAAGTGTGTTTTCGACTCGTGCTAGAGCAGCAGTTTTCCCTGATAGTAGAAAACTATGGGACTAAGATTAACAAGTGCAGCAAACAGAGACAACTGATCAAGTCGTCATGCTTCACTTCTTTGAGCATGTGCTAAAGGGGAATAACTTTTGAAGTAACGAAGCTGGTGAATCGAAACAACTTGTGAAAGTGATACATACATGGACTTtctgaagtaaaaaaaaaagcaaaaccaTTTCGTGGGGAACTTGTAGAAAGTTTATTTGGAGTAAGAATTTCAACACCTGATAAGGAAGTGAAAAAAGGTACCTGCCAGAAGCTGCAAACATGTTCGAAAGCAATACATGGTTGCCAGAGTCATGTGGATCAAGTTCAAACAAGTTTTCAGCTGCAACCCTCCCCAGTTCTGGTTTCCCATAAACTCTACAAGCCCCAAGAAGTGCCCCCCAGACCGAAACATTTGGACGAACAGGCATTCTCCTTATAAACTCATAGGCTTCCTCCACCTTCCCTGCTCGCGCAAGTATGTCCACAACACATGCATAGTGCTCAATACCCGGTTCAATCCCATACCTTCCTCTCATCGACTCAAATATCTCCATTCCCATTTTCACTTCCCCGGCCCTACTACATGCCGATAATACACACACAAGGGTCACATAATTGGGCCCCACCTCATGGATTCCACATGTCATTTCTTGGAACAATGCCAGAGCCATATCCGCATGACCTTGGTGTGCATACCCACCTAGCAACGCATTCCAGGTCACCGAATTTCTCTCACCCATCTCATGAAACGCTGTCTCACAATCCTCTAAGCTTCCACATTTCCCATACATGTCAACAAGTGCACTACCAACGAACACATTCTTTTCTACGCACGCTTTTGCAGCAAGCGCATGGACTGACCTGCCCAATTCGAGCCCTGCAAGGCCAGCACAAGCGCTCAAAACACTAGAAACCATATAATCCGTTGGCTCAATGCCTTCTGTCCTTGCCTTCACGAACACCAAACAAGCCTCCTCTTGCTCATCATTCTGCTCATAAGCAGCCACCATCGAACTCCACGAAACATCATTCCGACTACTCATCCCACCAAAAACAACCTCAAAGCAACCCATCTCGTGACATTTCCCATAAAAATCAATCAACCCATTTGCAACCGAGACATCTGCCTCGTACCCGTACTGAATCACAAACCCATGTAACTGTCTCCCCAGTTTCAAATCCTCAGCATCTGAGCACGCATTGAGAAATGCGCAAAACGTAATCGCGTCACCCCCTCCACCATTTCGCCGAAACTCAATAAACATAGACACAGCACTACCAGGCCGCCCGTCAAGCACATAATTCGAAATACACGCATTCCACGTCGCAAGATTTCTGTGCGGCATTTCATCGAACACCTTACAAGCATCATCTCTAAGCCCCGTCTTACAGTACATATCAAAGGCACTGCACCCAACAAACGCATCTACCATTTGCCCGTCTTTAATTGCCAACCCATGAAGCTGTTGCCCGGCAACCGGCAACCGGAGACAACCGGAGGCTTTAAAAGCGACAGGGAAGGTGAAGTCGTTAGGGTTTACGCCGTCGCGGCACATGCTGGAGAAGTGGGATAGGGAGAGGGAGAAGTGGCCGTTACGGACAGCGCCGGAGATCAGGGAGGTCCAGGTGACGACGGAGCGATTCGAGGTGAGTCGGAGGAGGAGGTGGGCTGAGTTGGGTAGGTCGAGTTTGGAGTACATGTGGATGAGGTGGTTGGAGAGGAAGGGAGGAATGGTGGAGAGGGTTTTGAGGATTTGGGCGTGGGTGGAGCGGCCGAGGAGGGGGGAGTGAGTTGACACGGCGGACTCGATGAgggaggcggcggcggcgggggTTAGGAAGGGCATTTTGTTGAGAGAGAGCCATCGTTTTGCTAGAGGTGGTGGGGGCTTGGTTGGTGCATGGCAAATGCAGCAACGAGGATGTCTGGGCCAACTATTACTAGCACCTAGAACCAACGGAAGAAGGGTTCTTGGACCCTATGGATGTCAACGAGCCTGAGTTGAGTTTTGAAATATTTGAGCTTCGCCCGTTTAAAACTAGTCTAACTctagctcgagttcggctcatGTAGTGTCGAGGTGTTGTAGTTTggttcgtttactaaacaagtcttTATAAATAAGCTGAGTGGCTACAAAAGAGTTGGACTTTTATAAATGAGTCGAGTTATaacaaattcaaagttgaattgtttactaaacaagcttaAAATTTGTGTTTGAGCTCGACTAGCTTTTTAATTATCCGATCTGAGCAAGTTGAGCCTCAAGCTACTCCGAATAGCTCAGTTTATTAACAGCTGttttccaagttcaaagtttaATCGAAGCCGTTTGTGATGTAGATTCCAACATGCAGCATATCTGTGTAACGACTCATGTCACTCGAACATCAAGAACTTGTGATAGAATAGTATTATTCTTGATAGAATGAAAGGCAAatataaatttgaaaatgaatttGCTAAATTTCAttaggaaaatttcaaaatacatctCAAATTTTACACTCATTGTCTAATAGACACCTAAACTTTGATAAATTACTTCCATTTTACTACTAAACTATACCACCATTATTATTCAATTAGACTCCTAAACATAGGAACGTCCAAAATCGTTTGATGTATATTATtcaattaggccccgttccagaataccttctcaaaaaataagtacttatttcacattttcaaactcaaaaataatgtaaatgaaaaatattttttcaattttttttgcaccgtattaaagatcccAATgtgatctatcaaacaagatccatattgatagaaaaataatttgcgtaaacacatgatttttaagcttgaaattgccttcttaaaaaataagtacttattttcctttccggaacggagcctaagccCCTCACAAAACAATGGGCAACCCACATGCATTTCCACGATTTAGAACTCGTGTGTTTGCACATAAATCTGTATAAACAAATTCCTTTCACTTTGTTATAGTTGTTTATAACtaaaaataaccaaaacaaaagacaacaaaagaattttagaaggaaaaaaaaaaactcctatgctttaggaaaaataaatactcaatgCTTTTGTGGCACTGTGGTATCCAAGACCCTCCAAATTCACATATTCATGTGGGACTCATGACTTACTATACGTGTCGGGCCTGGTATTCAAAGCTCTTGTTGTATTGAAAGATCATGTGACACCACGTAACAGTGCCCATAATAAACAATCCAAAGATGGCATCACGGTTCGAAAAAAGATGTATACACAAGTTGGTGGAGGAATTGGTCATGAAGTGTCAATAGCATTACATGACAAGAACTGAGCGAGACTGGAGCAGATCAAGCCCGATCGGCCGAGACAGCACGGTGCTGCCCCTCAACCCCCAGTCCCTATTTTTGGAACTTGAATTAATCTAGGAACAAGATTCTCTCTGTCTGTTAGTACAATATAATAGCCGCAAaatctcagagagagagagagagagagagagagagaggaggctggAGGTCAGAACCAAAGGCCAAACACAAAAGGGTGTCTCGCAAGGGGAAGAAGCTTCATAATTTTCCCAATGGAATCATCAGTTAAGCCAAAGGCCGACTCTCTTCTCCTCGAGGGAATCACGATGCTCCTGTCCCGATGGAACGGGCTTCAAACGGCGATCCAGAACCAGTGGGGCGGCCACGATTCCCTCTTGAAATCGAAGCAGCTCGCTTCCGAGATCCTCTCTTGGTTTTCTCAATCCAAAGGTCGTGAGGGGTCTCTTTTCCTCGCTTTGCATCCTCATCATTtctagttttcaaaatttgggtCGTGTCGTCTATAAACTTTCCATGGAAATTTTCTCAGGATAATTTTACTGGCTACATAAACTCAAAGCATCCGTGAACAAAATTTTCCTTGATCGGAATTCGCAACAGTGGAGCTAATAGTACAGGAATTCATTTGCTATGCTTATTTTCAGCTTTCCTTATGATTTGTAGAGCAACCTCATGCAGAAGATTTGGAGAATTTGCTGCATGAAAGCTTGTTACTTTCTTTCAACACAGACATTGAAGATGGCAGCATTGAGGAAGTATGTTTTCTTTATATTCGAATCAAactgttcttcttttcttctttgcccTGCTCAGATAAAGAACTATTACTTAAACCTAGAAGCACTTTAGCTGATCAAAATTACGCTTCACGAGCTCTATTTACAGACTGTACTTAGCACACAAAACTTCTGCAGCTAGTGTTGCAACAATTTCTGTAGAGTCTCGGTGTTACTTAGTGAAGCTCATGCGGGATAATCACTGCAGGTCGCGGAGCAATTGATGATTCTGCATGAAGAATACTTGCAAGGGATACATTAATCAACAAATGAGCTTACCGGCAATCCAATCTCCTTGGCACAAGTTCATCCCACATAGTGTACAGGTACTAGTAGTACTCAAGCTTTTGGCCCTAGATCTTGCCTCTAAATATGTTTGTACCCACTGGCTATCAGGAGTTGCTTTTACTGTTATGCGTTCTACCTAAGATCAATAGATGAAACAATAAAGCAAAATTATGCATACATTTTGATGCGGAATGGAGATACGGGAGGTGCTTAGTGTGTGCATACCTGGAGGCGTCGAGTATCGGAATGCATACCTAATGTTATGCATACAATAGGGTGGGTCCCGCACACACTAGACACCTtcagttttaaaaattatgcataCCTAAGGTTATGCAAGTTTCAATTTTGTTAGTATCAGATACAATTTTCATCTCCGTAACATCTTTCCAGTTTTACAGAGACGAAACATGAAAACTTGGGTGGAAATGCAATgatgtattaaaatctaaggtGTCAGGCACTCGACAAGGAGGGCAAGTGATaagcgcgtaaatgttcacatacgcgCTCCCTAATCTATCtttgctaagtctatttatataATATTACTTGGagatttatatttttatttttgttgtaggtatttgaaggGTTTGACACAAAAAGCGCAAAGTTAAAATATTTAACGGTGTTCGAAGTTGAGAGTTCGGGCTCAATCAAGTGGAAGGCCTGAATTACAATATGAAGTCAGGACTTTAGCACTGAACTTAACCGAAGTTCATTGGCCAAGGAATTGGACTTGCACCACTTTGACTAAGGATGGGCCCATGATGTTATAATAATACTATCTTATTAGGGcttttataattaaaaaatgaagagGTAGGCTGTCGGAGCTTTGAAAAAAAGGTGACTTTTATTAGGCATTAAAAAGGAGGCGTtacagagaaaaaaaagagacctACGCAGCATCATCACGCACGATCAGAGAACAGAGTTTCGGACTTTTGGACGCATCGACagtggagaaaaagaaagaaaggctgCCGCTTCGAGCATCATGTCTACTGTCAGCCGAACCTCAATGCTTTCCCTTCCGATGTCCGGCTAAACTCTCTTCTAGGGTATAGATGAAACTCAATCTCTGAGtaataatgtttatattttgatttagtgttttattattcgaatcgtggttGTATGATATAAGAATTTATTTGCAGTATTAATTTTttctatcaaatcttgtgtataattttctagatttttatgcacATTCATGCAACAGTTCTTAATTGTTCTGTGATAGCTGGGTAAGATGGATTATGCTCCGTAAGACGCATCGTGCTATTAGACAATCCATGCCATAGAGACGgatcgtactagtaagacggttTGTGCTAGGCGGCGATACTCCATGCTATTCGGTGATTCATAGAAATCTTTTGGCTATACCGTGAGGGCCCGCGGACCCTAACGATAtctggattgattcgaataatagacctttatcatcgtatagagattgttacaacgggtcgagtggattcgaaaccctagatcttttctctcataaactctcACTTTTTATTGCTTACTTTTATTCagctttaaatattttagaaatcaacaatcaaatctcttttcGAATTAAGTTAGAAATCAATGAAAGCAATCGCAATTTAACCTTCGTAATCCCTGAGGATgatactcggagtacttaccgctatcttttagatagtagtaattattctgttttattaattatttttgatacggaaacgaCACGATCAGCAAGCAGCAGGAACATCAGGTTTCAATACGGTGATGAGACTTTCCAGCAACGAGTACTCACCTCAAGTGGGTAAAACAGAAGCTCAAATATGAGAAACAAGCAGATGATATACAGGAAAGAAGGATATAtaccaattttcttttcttctctctcctagtTTCCAAAACGGACTGTTAGTTGTCACTAGACAAGAAAGTTGAACGTCGGGATCTAATAGCCAACGACCTAATTTTGAGTTGGCAGGATACCTTCTATTCTTTAGCACTCAATGGGTTGCCCCTATTTTCACGTGAGCAAAATTTCATGCACTTTCTCCTGATCTAATAGAGTAAGCCTGGTATTCTGTCCACTTTTCTTCTGAACTGCATATTCTGTCTAACTTGCTGGCTGTGTTTAAGTAGCCAACTCCACAGGACAGTAATCAGACATTGTATTGTTTTATTGCTAACCAAGCTCATTAAGTGCCAGCTTATTCACATCTACAAAAAATCAAATCCGCCAAATACCCACGGGTTATTTCCAACTTAAAATGCTTTTCTAGCAGCTCGGGCAGGAAAACACATATGAGATTGCACAATTATTTTAGTGATTGACTATTAGCTTGATTATATTTTAAGTTCACCTTGGAAGCGATAGCACATTTTTCCTTCAATAGGACGAGCAACAATTTGTAAGAGCCAAGCATAATTAAATACGTGGAATGGTGCATCTCCTGCATCCCCAGAATAATACTATTACTCCCAAGGTTACAACGACAAACTCACGAGAAGACTGCATCACCCAATGCAGAAGGTCAAGAATGTTGAAATTTGGAAGAAGCTTCATGGTGTCGCATTCGATGCCTACGGTGAGATCTCTTGTGGCTACGGCCATGCCTTTTGGGAGATAAGACGGAGGTATTAGTATGATGAATCTCCTCACTGCTTCCCGTGACTCCAAAAACATCATCGAAAGGGTTTGTGGTTGCATCCAAAACAGGGCTCCTCTGCAAGAAAAAATAGGTCATATAAAGGTAATATAAATCTGGTAAACAAGAAGCAAAATTTGAAGGGTAGGAGTACTTGAGGTTTTTTGTTGGAGGCACAAAAAGAAAGCTAAACCCTTCAAACTTTTTCTATTGTGGTATCATCATTATCATTACTAGAGATATACCATCAGAAGTGCTCATAACAGTGTTACAATTAGATGGTAGGGCGGTGTGCTTACAAGAGCACGGTTGGGCTCATCAGCATTCTCCATATCAGTCTTCTGTGGATCAGTCTTTTCACCATAACCATGAGCATCACTATTGTGTGTCCCCTGGGAAAAAGCTACATTATCACTAAAGAAATTCCGATACCGCCACCTTATCTTTGGCTGATCCGCGGATGAATCATCAAAAACCTTCTCCGAGTAGAAATGCTTGGTGATGAGCTGCATTGGCATTGAGTCATctccatattttctcaataTTCTGCATTTGGGAAAAAATCTCGACACTCGATTATCCAAAAacagaaagcaagaaaaaaacaaacaaaaaaaggtgtCCACAAGGTGCTTCGTagggtggctcaagtgggccTTCCGAAAAGATGATGGGCACATTGCTGGCCAGATATCTCAGGAAGTGGAGGGGAGAGAGCCAAGGCATTCTTAGGAGAGAGAAGGTGGAAGTGGATGGATGTTATGAGCCACTGGAGAAGGAAGCCACATGGAAACATAACTTTATAATGTGATAGATTGGTGTCCAAGGTTGATGAAGGATCTCCTTATAGTCTTATACAAACCATCAATCCAATGACAAGGGAAAGAACCAGGGTAATTAACCTCCACCCCCATGCCCAATGCAGAGGGATGAGAAAAGACATCAATCCCTTCACCTGATCAAAGAATCGATTGCTTTCCGCTTTACTAATATGTTAAACTGTAGATAATAGTAGCAGATTAGAACCTTATTGAAATTATTGCCCAGAGTAAGAATATAGCTAGGATGGTTGAGAACCTACATCTTTGATAACTCCATTTGCATCCTACTTCCATCAGCAGAAAGTATGTG is a window encoding:
- the LOC131310448 gene encoding uncharacterized protein LOC131310448 isoform X2, which produces MESSVKPKADSLLLEGITMLLSRWNGLQTAIQNQWGGHDSLLKSKQLASEILSWFSQSKEQPHAEDLENLLHESLLLSFNTDIEDGSIEEVAEQLMILHEEYLQGIH
- the LOC131310303 gene encoding pentatricopeptide repeat-containing protein At4g14850; the encoded protein is MPFLTPAAAASLIESAVSTHSPLLGRSTHAQILKTLSTIPPFLSNHLIHMYSKLDLPNSAHLLLRLTSNRSVVTWTSLISGAVRNGHFSLSLSHFSSMCRDGVNPNDFTFPVAFKASGCLRLPVAGQQLHGLAIKDGQMVDAFVGCSAFDMYCKTGLRDDACKVFDEMPHRNLATWNACISNYVLDGRPGSAVSMFIEFRRNGGGGDAITFCAFLNACSDAEDLKLGRQLHGFVIQYGYEADVSVANGLIDFYGKCHEMGCFEVVFGGMSSRNDVSWSSMVAAYEQNDEQEEACLVFVKARTEGIEPTDYMVSSVLSACAGLAGLELGRSVHALAAKACVEKNVFVGSALVDMYGKCGSLEDCETAFHEMGERNSVTWNALLGGYAHQGHADMALALFQEMTCGIHEVGPNYVTLVCVLSACSRAGEVKMGMEIFESMRGRYGIEPGIEHYACVVDILARAGKVEEAYEFIRRMPVRPNVSVWGALLGACRVYGKPELGRVAAENLFELDPHDSGNHVLLSNMFAASGRWEDANLVRKEMKDVGIKKGVGCSWISVKNLVHVFQAKDTSHEMNSEIQKMLTKLKKDMKSAGYVPDTKQALYDLEEEEKETEVWYHSEKIALAFGLIALPPGIPIRITKNLRVCVDCHSAIKFISGIVGREIILRDNNRFHRFRDNQCSCRDYW
- the LOC131310448 gene encoding uncharacterized protein LOC131310448 isoform X1 is translated as MESSVKPKADSLLLEGITMLLSRWNGLQTAIQNQWGGHDSLLKSKQLASEILSWFSQSKGQQPHAEDLENLLHESLLLSFNTDIEDGSIEEVAEQLMILHEEYLQGIH
- the LOC131310378 gene encoding uncharacterized protein LOC131310378 yields the protein MGEAIFELEQVLRSKQEKLTSQETNVLMACKADALREFTVGGTVAAGVTWLATRRLRTLFRINLSVGAAVISSFWRFGRSLDTSVEHILSADGSRMQMELSKIILRKYGDDSMPMQLITKHFYSEKVFDDSSADQPKIRWRYRNFFSDNVAFSQGTHNSDAHGYGEKTDPQKTDMENADEPNRALRSPVLDATTNPFDDVFGVTGSSEEIHHTNTSVLSPKRHGRSHKRSHRRHRMRHHEASSKFQHS